A single Fusobacterium hominis DNA region contains:
- a CDS encoding ABC transporter ATP-binding protein, whose protein sequence is MNDKLLDIKDLTIEFVTDDEVVSAVNGLDMELNKGETIGLVGETGAGKTTSALGIMGLVPNPPGKIKRGSIKFEGVDLLSLSEEEMRKIRGSKISMIFQDPMTSLNPVMTVGEQIAEVIEIHEKVNKEEAFEKAKEMLELVGIPGGRANDFPHQFSGGMKQRVVIAIALACNPELLIADEPTTALDVTIQAQVLDLMNELKEKFKTAMILITHDLGVVAQACDKVAIMYAGEIVEAGTLLDIFENPKHPYTHGLFGSIPSLDEECDRLKPIQGLMPDPTNLPTGCKFHPRCPHATELCSRQQPQITEVTPGHKVRCLICEGLVKEEEEKK, encoded by the coding sequence ATGAATGATAAGTTATTAGATATAAAAGATTTGACAATAGAGTTTGTTACAGATGATGAAGTTGTATCAGCTGTTAATGGACTTGATATGGAATTAAATAAAGGAGAGACTATTGGATTAGTTGGGGAAACTGGAGCTGGAAAAACAACTTCAGCTTTAGGAATTATGGGGCTAGTACCAAATCCTCCTGGTAAGATAAAAAGAGGGTCTATAAAGTTTGAAGGAGTAGATCTTTTAAGCTTAAGTGAAGAAGAAATGAGAAAAATCAGAGGTAGTAAAATATCTATGATATTCCAAGACCCAATGACATCACTTAACCCTGTAATGACTGTTGGTGAACAAATTGCAGAGGTTATAGAAATCCATGAGAAAGTTAATAAAGAAGAGGCATTTGAAAAAGCAAAAGAAATGCTTGAATTAGTTGGGATTCCTGGTGGAAGAGCAAATGACTTTCCTCATCAATTTTCTGGTGGAATGAAACAAAGGGTTGTTATTGCAATAGCACTTGCATGTAATCCTGAACTATTAATAGCAGATGAACCTACAACTGCTCTAGACGTTACAATTCAAGCTCAAGTTCTTGATCTTATGAATGAACTTAAAGAAAAATTTAAAACAGCAATGATTCTTATAACACACGATCTTGGAGTTGTGGCTCAAGCATGTGACAAAGTTGCAATAATGTATGCAGGAGAAATAGTAGAAGCTGGAACACTTCTTGATATATTTGAAAATCCAAAACATCCATATACACATGGACTTTTCGGATCTATACCAAGTTTAGATGAAGAATGTGATAGATTAAAACCTATTCAAGGATTAATGCCAGATCCTACAAATCTTCCAACTGGATGTAAATTCCATCCTAGATGTCCACATGCAACAGAACTATGTTCTAGACAACAACCACAAATAACTGAGGTTACCCCTGGTCACAAAGTAAGATGTCTTATTTGTGAAGGGCTAGTCAAAGAAGAGGAGGAAAAGAAATAA
- the nikB gene encoding nickel ABC transporter permease, translating into MHKYIIKRLLLLIPVLLGVSLLVFTILSLTPGDPAQLILGESAPKEAVLKLREEMGLNDPFLLQYLRFVKNAIVGDFGRSYTTGREVFGEIFSRFPNTFILAVVGMIISVCIGIPVGIISATKQYSAMDSISMILALLGVSMPVFWLGLMLILVFSVKLGLLPSGGFDGLKSIILPAATLGVGSAAIITRMTRSSMLEVIRQDYIRTARAKGVSEKVVINRHALKNALIPIITVVGLQFGGLLGGAVLTESVYSWPGVGRLMVDAIRQKDTPTVLAAVVFLAAVFSVVNLLVDILYAYVDPRIKSQYK; encoded by the coding sequence ATGCATAAATATATTATTAAGAGACTATTGTTGCTTATTCCTGTTCTATTAGGAGTTTCTCTTTTAGTTTTTACAATCCTATCATTAACTCCTGGAGATCCCGCACAATTGATTTTAGGAGAAAGTGCACCTAAAGAAGCCGTATTAAAATTAAGAGAAGAGATGGGACTAAATGATCCATTTTTATTACAATATTTAAGATTTGTTAAAAACGCAATTGTTGGAGATTTTGGAAGATCTTATACAACAGGTAGAGAGGTATTTGGAGAAATTTTTTCTAGATTTCCAAACACATTTATTTTAGCTGTTGTTGGAATGATTATTTCTGTTTGTATAGGAATTCCTGTTGGAATTATATCTGCAACTAAACAATATTCAGCAATGGATAGTATAAGTATGATTCTAGCATTATTGGGAGTTTCAATGCCAGTATTTTGGTTAGGATTAATGCTTATTCTTGTATTTTCAGTAAAATTAGGATTATTACCATCAGGAGGATTTGATGGACTCAAAAGTATAATTTTACCAGCTGCAACTTTGGGGGTTGGATCTGCAGCTATTATTACAAGAATGACTCGTTCGTCAATGCTTGAAGTAATTAGACAAGATTATATAAGAACTGCAAGAGCAAAAGGAGTTTCAGAAAAAGTTGTTATAAATAGACACGCATTAAAAAATGCTCTAATCCCAATTATTACAGTTGTTGGATTGCAATTTGGAGGATTACTAGGTGGAGCTGTACTTACTGAATCAGTATATTCGTGGCCTGGAGTTGGAAGACTAATGGTTGATGCTATTAGACAAAAAGATACTCCAACAGTATTAGCAGCTGTTGTATTTCTAGCTGCAGTATTCAGTGTGGTAAACTTGCTTGTAGACATTCTATATGCGTATGTTGACCCTAGAATAAAATCTCAATATAAATAG
- the rpsO gene encoding 30S ribosomal protein S15, whose protein sequence is MRSKAEIIKEFGKFEGDTGSTEVQIALLTEKINHLTNHLRVHKKDFHSRLGLLRMVGQRKRLLGYLTKKDLEGYRSLIARLGIRK, encoded by the coding sequence ATGAGATCAAAAGCAGAAATAATCAAAGAATTTGGAAAATTTGAGGGAGATACTGGATCAACTGAGGTTCAAATCGCTCTTTTAACTGAAAAAATCAACCACTTAACAAATCACTTAAGAGTACACAAAAAAGATTTCCACTCAAGATTAGGATTACTAAGAATGGTTGGACAAAGAAAAAGATTATTAGGATATTTAACTAAAAAAGATCTAGAAGGATACAGAAGCTTAATTGCAAGATTAGGAATCAGAAAATAG
- the nikC gene encoding nickel transporter permease: MSANDNTKQNNKKRSQWVEVWRRLKKNKMAVLGLVILVILFLAALFADQIANYDTVVIKQNLADRLQPPSGKHWLGTDEFGRDIFARIVHGARVSLRVGIIAVSISIICGGILGAIAGYYGGLLDNVIMRAMDIFLAVPSILLAIAIVSALGPSIINLMIAISISSIPRYARIVRASVLSIRDQEFIEAARAIGASNTRIIFRHIIPNSLAPVIVQGTLGVASAILSTAGLSFIGLGIQPPAPEWGSMLSGGRQYLRYAWWVTTFPGVAIMITILSLNLLGDGLRDALDPRLKQ, from the coding sequence ATGTCAGCTAATGATAATACAAAACAAAATAATAAAAAAAGAAGTCAATGGGTAGAAGTCTGGAGAAGACTTAAGAAAAATAAAATGGCTGTATTAGGATTAGTAATTTTAGTAATCTTATTTTTAGCAGCATTATTTGCTGATCAAATAGCAAACTATGATACTGTTGTTATAAAGCAAAATCTAGCAGATAGATTACAGCCACCTAGTGGAAAACATTGGTTAGGAACAGATGAATTTGGTAGAGATATCTTTGCTAGAATTGTTCACGGTGCAAGAGTATCATTAAGAGTTGGAATAATAGCTGTAAGTATTTCTATAATTTGTGGAGGTATTTTAGGAGCTATTGCAGGATATTATGGTGGATTACTTGATAACGTTATAATGAGAGCAATGGATATATTCTTAGCAGTTCCAAGTATACTTTTGGCTATTGCTATTGTATCTGCATTAGGACCAAGTATCATAAATCTTATGATTGCTATTAGTATTTCAAGTATTCCTAGATATGCAAGAATTGTAAGGGCATCGGTGTTATCTATAAGAGATCAGGAATTTATAGAGGCTGCAAGAGCTATAGGTGCAAGCAATACAAGAATTATATTTAGACATATAATTCCAAATTCATTGGCTCCTGTTATTGTTCAAGGTACTTTAGGAGTTGCAAGTGCAATATTATCAACTGCAGGTTTGAGTTTTATTGGACTTGGTATTCAACCACCTGCTCCTGAATGGGGATCAATGCTATCTGGAGGTAGACAATATCTTAGATATGCATGGTGGGTAACTACATTCCCAGGAGTAGCAATCATGATTACTATACTTTCTCTTAACTTACTTGGAGATGGATTAAGAGATGCTCTAGACCCAAGATTGAAACAATAA
- a CDS encoding uridine kinase family protein, with amino-acid sequence MVKFDAKKYSTTVKLIFLKAAYLIFPKAEVLIDNSLNNGIYGEIHHLGRELTQQDIDHINLKMKEIIEKNYSVKLVCENNEHLKLKTSTINRPDITKLLDNSGWTGMMEYEIDGYSDFVYDRPYAFTGDVDVYELTKYNNGFILKFPRTPDKKLPPTIDTPKVAKVFADAGEWNRILGVETIGDLNEKVVRKQIDELIKVNEALHHKEIAKIAHQISENKNIKLVTIAGPSSSGKTTFSKRLYIHLRANGVKPIVISLDNYYIGRDRVPLDEHGNKDFETIEALDLDLLNKNLTDLIAGKEVDIPVYNFITGEREEKFRRMKVASGNGLIIIEGIHGLNERLTKDISRDHKFKIYISCLTQLNIDRHNRISTSDVREIRRLVRDSLSRDEEGEGTLAMWDSVRRGEEKHIFPFQEDADALFNSNLVYELGVLKSYALRELIKIKPSSPYYNEAKRIMRFLYCFVDIDANLVPGDSLLKEFIGNSVFYD; translated from the coding sequence GTGGTAAAATTTGATGCAAAAAAGTATTCAACAACGGTAAAATTAATTTTTCTAAAAGCAGCTTATTTAATATTTCCAAAAGCTGAAGTATTGATTGATAACTCTTTAAATAATGGAATATATGGAGAAATTCATCATTTAGGAAGAGAGTTAACACAACAAGATATCGATCATATTAATTTGAAAATGAAAGAAATAATTGAAAAAAATTATTCTGTAAAATTAGTTTGTGAAAATAATGAACATCTAAAACTTAAAACATCTACTATCAATAGACCTGATATAACAAAATTATTAGATAATAGTGGTTGGACAGGTATGATGGAATATGAAATAGATGGGTATTCTGATTTTGTCTATGATAGACCTTATGCTTTTACTGGAGATGTTGATGTATATGAGTTAACAAAATATAATAATGGTTTTATTTTAAAATTTCCAAGGACACCAGATAAAAAATTGCCACCAACTATAGATACTCCAAAAGTAGCTAAAGTTTTTGCTGATGCAGGAGAATGGAATCGTATTTTAGGTGTTGAAACAATAGGTGATTTAAACGAAAAGGTAGTTAGAAAACAAATAGATGAGTTAATAAAGGTAAATGAAGCATTGCATCACAAAGAGATTGCTAAGATTGCTCATCAGATATCTGAAAATAAAAATATAAAATTAGTTACAATTGCTGGACCATCATCATCTGGAAAGACAACTTTTAGTAAAAGATTATATATCCATTTAAGAGCAAATGGAGTAAAACCTATAGTAATCTCACTTGATAACTACTATATAGGTAGAGATAGGGTACCATTAGATGAACATGGAAATAAGGATTTTGAAACTATTGAAGCATTAGATTTAGATCTTTTAAATAAAAATTTAACTGATTTAATTGCAGGAAAAGAGGTAGACATTCCAGTATATAATTTTATAACTGGTGAAAGAGAAGAAAAGTTTAGAAGAATGAAAGTAGCTAGTGGAAATGGATTAATTATTATAGAAGGAATTCATGGATTGAATGAAAGATTGACTAAAGATATTTCAAGAGATCACAAATTTAAAATATATATAAGCTGTTTAACTCAGTTAAATATTGATAGACATAATAGAATCTCTACAAGTGATGTGAGAGAAATAAGAAGACTAGTTAGAGATAGTTTATCAAGAGATGAAGAGGGAGAAGGAACATTAGCTATGTGGGATTCTGTAAGAAGAGGAGAAGAAAAACATATATTCCCTTTCCAAGAAGATGCAGATGCTTTATTTAATAGTAATTTAGTATATGAATTAGGTGTTTTAAAAAGTTATGCTCTAAGAGAACTTATAAAAATAAAACCAAGTAGTCCATATTATAATGAGGCTAAAAGAATAATGAGATTTTTATACTGTTTTGTAGATATAGATGCAAACTTAGTGCCAGGAGATTCTCTATTAAAAGAATTTATTGGCAACAGTGTATTTTATGATTAA
- a CDS encoding glutathione ABC transporter substrate-binding protein has protein sequence MKKRLYLLLVGVMSLFLFVACGDNSTKTDAKKGPKDTIVVAQGADAKSLDPHGTNDQPSSRISAQIYDRLVEQDNDMKIVPGLAESWEQVDPKTVVFHLRKGVKFHNGEPLKASDVKFSLERMKNSPKVSYIIGAVDTIDVIDDNTVKITTTEPFGPLLNHLAHNAASILNEKAVKEAGESYGQHPVGTGPYKFVAWQSGDRVEMEANPDYFLGETPIKNLTFRAITEDSNRTIALETGEIDIAYDIQGLDKDRLKASENIKFIEEPSLGIGYLGFNTRKKPFDNPKVREAIAYAINADDIIDAAYKGSATKANSLIGPKVFGHSDKPQFHEYNIEKAKQLLAEAGYPNGFKTKIWINDNPVRRDIAVILQDQLKQVGIDASVETLEWGAYLEGTARGDHDMFILGWVTVTGDADYGLYPLLHPSSFGGAGNRAFYENPKVTELLEKARTSVDQNERKELYEQIQIIAQQDLPYYVLCFQSQNAAMQKDVQNFNLRPAGHHKLYGVEFKEEK, from the coding sequence ATGAAAAAAAGATTATATTTATTACTGGTTGGGGTTATGTCCCTGTTCTTATTTGTAGCTTGTGGAGATAACTCAACAAAAACTGACGCTAAAAAAGGACCTAAAGACACTATAGTTGTTGCCCAAGGTGCTGACGCTAAATCATTAGATCCACATGGAACAAATGACCAACCTTCTTCAAGAATTTCTGCTCAAATCTATGATAGATTAGTAGAACAAGATAACGATATGAAAATCGTTCCAGGATTAGCTGAATCATGGGAACAAGTTGATCCTAAAACTGTGGTTTTCCATTTGAGAAAAGGGGTTAAATTTCACAATGGTGAACCTTTAAAAGCATCAGATGTAAAATTTAGTTTAGAAAGAATGAAAAATTCACCAAAAGTTTCTTATATTATAGGAGCTGTTGACACAATAGATGTAATAGATGATAACACAGTTAAAATTACAACTACTGAGCCATTTGGACCATTATTAAACCATTTAGCACATAACGCTGCTTCAATACTTAATGAAAAAGCTGTTAAAGAAGCTGGAGAATCATATGGACAACATCCAGTAGGAACTGGACCATATAAATTTGTAGCATGGCAATCAGGAGATAGAGTTGAAATGGAAGCTAACCCTGATTACTTCTTAGGTGAAACTCCTATAAAAAATCTTACATTTAGAGCTATAACAGAAGATTCTAATAGAACTATTGCATTGGAAACAGGAGAAATTGATATTGCTTATGATATTCAAGGTCTAGATAAAGATAGATTAAAAGCTTCTGAAAATATCAAATTTATAGAAGAACCATCATTAGGAATAGGATATTTAGGATTTAACACAAGAAAAAAACCTTTTGATAATCCTAAAGTAAGAGAAGCTATTGCTTATGCTATAAATGCTGATGATATTATAGATGCAGCTTATAAAGGATCTGCTACTAAAGCAAATTCTTTAATAGGACCAAAAGTATTTGGGCATTCAGATAAACCTCAATTTCATGAATACAATATAGAAAAAGCTAAACAATTATTAGCTGAAGCTGGATATCCGAATGGATTTAAAACAAAAATCTGGATAAATGATAACCCAGTTAGAAGAGATATAGCTGTTATATTACAAGACCAATTAAAACAAGTTGGTATAGACGCAAGTGTTGAAACTCTTGAATGGGGAGCTTACTTAGAAGGAACTGCAAGAGGAGATCACGATATGTTTATACTTGGTTGGGTTACTGTAACTGGAGATGCTGACTATGGATTATATCCATTATTACACCCGTCATCATTTGGTGGAGCAGGAAACAGAGCATTCTATGAAAATCCAAAAGTAACAGAATTACTTGAAAAAGCTAGAACTTCAGTAGATCAAAACGAAAGAAAAGAATTATATGAACAAATTCAAATCATAGCTCAACAAGATTTACCTTACTATGTACTTTGCTTCCAATCTCAAAATGCAGCAATGCAAAAAGATGTTCAAAACTTTAATTTAAGACCAGCTGGTCACCATAAATTATATGGAGTAGAATTTAAAGAAGAGAAATAA
- a CDS encoding ABC transporter ATP-binding protein yields the protein MTKDNSNVLLEVKNLKKYFTTPKGLLHAVDDINFTIEEGKTLGVVGESGCGKSTTGRVILRLLEATDGEIIFEGKNVRAYSKQEMIELRQKMQIIFQDPFASLNPRMTVSEIIAEPLIIHKKCKNKEELGQRVRELMEIVGLSDRLINTYPHELDGGRRQRIGIARALALKPKFIVCDEPVSALDVSIQAQVLNLMKDLQEEFKLTYMFITHDLSVVKHFSDDIAVMYLGQLVEKAPSKQLFKNPIHPYTKALLSAIPVASVKKKMERIKLQGEITSPINPEKGCRFAKRCVYAKDICRQQDPQLQEVGDGHFYACHLADELGFVENR from the coding sequence ATGACAAAAGATAATTCAAATGTTTTACTAGAAGTAAAAAACTTAAAAAAATATTTCACTACTCCTAAAGGTCTGTTGCATGCAGTTGATGATATTAACTTTACAATAGAAGAAGGAAAAACTTTAGGTGTAGTTGGAGAATCTGGTTGTGGAAAATCAACAACAGGAAGAGTAATTCTAAGACTTTTAGAAGCAACAGATGGAGAAATTATATTTGAAGGTAAAAATGTAAGAGCTTATAGTAAACAAGAAATGATTGAATTAAGACAAAAAATGCAAATTATATTTCAAGACCCATTTGCATCTCTTAATCCAAGAATGACAGTAAGTGAAATTATAGCAGAGCCTTTGATTATACATAAAAAATGTAAAAATAAAGAAGAATTAGGTCAAAGAGTAAGAGAGCTAATGGAGATAGTTGGATTAAGTGATAGACTTATAAATACATATCCTCACGAACTAGATGGTGGTAGAAGACAAAGAATAGGTATTGCAAGAGCACTTGCATTAAAACCTAAATTTATAGTTTGTGATGAACCTGTATCTGCTCTAGATGTGTCTATTCAAGCTCAAGTATTAAATCTTATGAAAGATTTACAAGAAGAGTTTAAATTGACTTATATGTTTATTACACATGACTTGTCAGTTGTAAAACATTTTTCTGATGATATAGCAGTTATGTATTTAGGACAACTAGTTGAAAAAGCACCATCTAAACAACTATTTAAAAATCCAATACATCCATATACAAAAGCATTATTATCAGCTATACCAGTTGCAAGTGTAAAGAAAAAAATGGAAAGAATAAAATTACAAGGAGAAATTACTTCTCCTATTAATCCTGAAAAAGGATGTAGATTTGCAAAAAGATGTGTTTATGCTAAAGATATATGTAGACAACAAGATCCACAATTACAAGAGGTTGGAGATGGACATTTCTATGCCTGTCATCTAGCTGATGAATTGGGATTTGTTGAAAATAGGTAG
- the recJ gene encoding single-stranded-DNA-specific exonuclease RecJ: MRNTRWIYKNNTLNNKSNLNIDKDIIELLHNRGITDDQEIYSFINCSLDNIRDPFTLKDVDIAVDRIIQAKDKNESIWIYGDYDVDGITSTSLWYLALLEIGITPNYYIPLRDEGYGLNKDAMKYIADNGGKVIITVDCGISSHDEIKYANELGLDIIVTDHHEINHGNPPALAVINPKREDNLFPFKYLAGVGTSFMVLYALYTKLNIKDEIFKYIDIPAIGTVADIVPLVEENRIFTKFGMEKLKRSESLGLRMLIKKIFEDYDVRHFTTYDIGFIIAPIFNAAGRLEDAKKAVELLIEKDHVKCTEIINHLLQNNSERKEIQQDIFEQAVDIIEKEKLYENSIIIVAKEKFHHGVIGIVASKILDRYYKPTIIMEIKKGEGIATASCRSIEGFNMIEAIDKFGNLLTKYGGHSGAAGFSIKIENIPIFSQKLIEYANSSLSETNLIKPIKIDISIPSYKISYDFINKLSTLEPFGFGNPSPIFSLPNCEISNIRAIGQEKNHIMFNVKKDNVEIRNCVWFNSDDVFTEFVEFTHADIAFKLKMETYKNKYQYKMYVEDVQLPQHKENIISKEITLYNTIFPLETVIYTRKKLSSNNINLVFHDNEVDVTSNRSYLTTLDNQTSYILTELKNKYGYDFTVAIKDIILTDENYNIHIVIDKNYKFTSYSLKVGELFTQIKNFLIGDFNYNSIQKNILASIFKNKQNTLVYTTKNRGINTVLQTIGLFYSNIGKKALCVTSESLSAKTLAMIEINNTYIEGYDFYIFINTKDIPNNLKSPHLILSEDKINLSKPYNIIEDKFDIPKNVVFITDDLLIQKTPVFSRKLPITKRKSILSNLLNYSVLYSTKDILIYI; this comes from the coding sequence ATGAGAAATACAAGATGGATATATAAAAATAACACTTTAAATAATAAGTCAAATTTAAATATAGATAAAGATATCATTGAATTACTACATAATCGTGGAATTACAGATGATCAAGAGATATATTCCTTTATTAACTGTAGTTTAGATAATATACGAGATCCTTTTACTTTAAAAGATGTTGATATTGCTGTAGATAGAATTATTCAAGCAAAAGATAAAAATGAAAGTATTTGGATTTATGGAGATTATGATGTCGATGGAATAACTTCTACTTCTTTGTGGTATTTAGCTCTTTTAGAGATAGGAATTACTCCAAATTATTATATCCCATTACGTGATGAAGGATATGGATTAAATAAAGATGCTATGAAATATATTGCTGACAACGGTGGTAAGGTTATTATCACAGTTGATTGTGGAATTTCATCTCATGACGAAATAAAGTATGCAAATGAACTTGGACTAGATATAATTGTTACTGATCACCATGAAATAAATCACGGAAATCCTCCAGCTTTAGCTGTAATCAATCCTAAAAGAGAAGACAATTTATTTCCTTTTAAGTATTTAGCTGGTGTTGGAACTTCTTTTATGGTACTTTATGCCCTATATACAAAATTAAATATAAAAGATGAAATTTTTAAGTATATTGATATTCCTGCTATTGGTACTGTTGCAGATATAGTTCCTCTTGTAGAGGAAAATAGAATTTTTACAAAATTTGGAATGGAAAAATTAAAACGAAGTGAATCTCTAGGTCTTAGAATGCTTATAAAAAAAATATTTGAAGATTATGATGTAAGACACTTTACTACATATGATATTGGATTTATAATAGCCCCTATTTTTAATGCTGCTGGACGATTAGAGGATGCAAAAAAAGCTGTAGAGTTACTAATTGAAAAAGACCATGTAAAATGTACTGAAATTATAAATCATCTTTTACAAAATAATAGTGAACGAAAAGAAATTCAACAAGATATTTTTGAACAAGCTGTAGATATAATTGAAAAAGAAAAACTTTATGAAAATAGCATAATTATAGTTGCTAAAGAAAAATTTCATCATGGTGTTATTGGAATAGTAGCATCTAAAATTTTAGATAGATATTATAAACCAACTATTATTATGGAAATAAAAAAAGGTGAAGGAATTGCTACTGCTTCATGTAGAAGTATTGAAGGTTTTAATATGATTGAAGCAATCGATAAATTTGGCAACCTTTTAACTAAATATGGTGGACACTCTGGAGCTGCTGGATTTTCTATAAAAATTGAAAATATTCCAATATTTAGTCAGAAATTAATTGAATATGCAAATAGTTCTCTTTCTGAAACTAATCTTATAAAACCAATAAAAATAGATATTTCTATACCATCATATAAAATTTCTTATGATTTTATAAATAAATTATCTACATTAGAACCTTTTGGTTTTGGAAATCCTTCACCAATATTTTCTCTGCCTAATTGTGAAATTTCTAATATCAGAGCAATTGGACAAGAAAAAAATCATATTATGTTCAATGTTAAAAAAGATAATGTAGAGATAAGAAATTGCGTTTGGTTTAATAGTGATGATGTTTTTACTGAATTTGTTGAATTTACTCATGCTGATATTGCTTTTAAATTAAAAATGGAAACTTATAAAAATAAATATCAGTATAAAATGTATGTTGAAGATGTTCAATTACCTCAACATAAAGAAAATATAATTTCAAAAGAAATAACACTTTATAATACAATTTTTCCGCTAGAAACAGTTATTTATACTAGGAAAAAATTATCATCTAATAATATAAATTTAGTTTTTCATGATAATGAAGTTGATGTTACCTCAAATAGAAGTTATCTCACAACTTTAGATAACCAAACTTCATATATTTTAACAGAACTTAAAAATAAATATGGTTATGATTTTACAGTTGCAATTAAAGATATTATTCTAACAGATGAAAATTATAACATACATATTGTTATTGATAAAAATTATAAATTCACCTCTTACTCTTTAAAAGTTGGAGAGCTTTTTACACAAATTAAGAATTTTTTAATTGGGGACTTTAATTATAATTCAATTCAAAAAAATATTTTAGCTTCTATATTTAAAAATAAACAAAATACCTTAGTTTATACAACAAAAAATCGAGGGATTAATACTGTACTACAGACAATTGGACTTTTTTATTCCAATATAGGTAAAAAAGCTCTTTGTGTAACATCAGAATCTTTATCCGCTAAAACTCTTGCAATGATTGAGATAAATAACACGTATATAGAAGGATATGATTTCTATATATTTATAAATACTAAAGATATCCCTAACAATTTAAAATCACCACATCTCATTTTAAGTGAAGATAAAATAAATTTATCAAAACCTTATAATATTATAGAGGATAAATTTGATATTCCTAAAAATGTAGTTTTTATTACTGATGATTTATTAATACAAAAAACTCCAGTATTTTCACGTAAATTACCAATAACAAAAAGAAAATCTATTTTATCTAATTTATTAAATTATTCTGTCTTATACTCTACAAAAGATATATTAATATATATATAA